From the Hevea brasiliensis isolate MT/VB/25A 57/8 chromosome 15, ASM3005281v1, whole genome shotgun sequence genome, one window contains:
- the LOC131174067 gene encoding extensin-like — MAANSNSLTPTPNPTPPNAQPETPISSLNPQIPDTNPSSPPRQSSHSTPNPDNATQDATPPSQKHTKSAPSAVYETRKIKKSVLHSSASPKQPRVDSPIPVSARTCSTAQNPISPQVSSTSIRVQSPLHHSPTVSQTAPVIPPSGSQVNSSYPWTFRDFEMRKNYEALAKKKILATKYIDEHSFREIGLYESVSEYLKNIGWSDFARIQEPASRELTIEFLSSLQLDFQPMQSNHKDTISFRCLG, encoded by the coding sequence ATGGCTGCCAATAGTAATTCTTTAACCCCAACACCAAATCCTACACCACCCAATGCTCAACCCGAAACACCCATTTCATCCCTAAATCCCCAAATTCCGGATACGAACCCTAGTTCTCCACCTCGCCAATCCTCTCATTCCACCCCTAATCCCGACAATGCCACCCAAGACGCCACACCTCCCTCCCAAAAACACACCAAATCTGCCCCTTCAGCTGTATATGAGAcacgaaaaataaaaaaatcagttCTCCACTCCTCTGCTTCACCGAAACAGCCTAGAGTTGATTCCCCAATACCCGTTAGCGCCAGAACCTGCTCTACTGCCCAAAACCCTATCTCACCGCAGGTTTCTTCTACTTCAATTAGGGTCCAATCACCCCTGCATCATTCACCAACAGTGTCTCAAACTGCTCCAGTTATCCCTCCATCTGGAAGTCAGGTAAACTCATCTTACCCATGGACTTTTAGGGACTTTGAAATGAGGAAAAATTATGAGGCCCttgctaaaaagaaaattttagccaCCAAGTACATTGATGAACACAGTTTTAGGGAGATAGGGCTTTATGAATCTGTTAGTGAATATTTGAAAAATATAGGTTGGAGTGATTTTGCTAGAATTCAAGAACCTGCTTCTAGGGAATTGACAATTGAATTTTTAAGCTCATTGCAATTGGACTTCCAGCCTATGCAAAGTAACCATAAGGACACCATTTCCTTTAGGTGTTTGGGTTAG